In Erigeron canadensis isolate Cc75 chromosome 7, C_canadensis_v1, whole genome shotgun sequence, one DNA window encodes the following:
- the LOC122608018 gene encoding probable LRR receptor-like serine/threonine-protein kinase At3g47570, with translation MHIFFPCIVFVCVLCSVSCSVIDREETDRLALLSFKEHITLDPNQTMRSWNDSTHFCNWTGIVCGQKHKRVVVLNLWSWGLSGSISPAIGNLSFLRVFLFHNNHFTGNLPQEVGRLSKLRRLGLNQNSLTGKIPLNLSRCLNLVELDIGGNNFTGIFPKEFESLTKLKSIILDKNNLAGQIPKFIGNFTSLKQISAKACNYYGSIPDTLGQLSNLTFFGFPLNMLSGVLPSSFFNLSSLTMINLPQNLIDGNLPTDFAQRFPRLRFLYLSINKFTGPIPVSLSNASNLEELALGDNLFTGTVPSFDRQTRLTWFAIGSNKLGNGKADNLNFVSSLGNCTNLTFLGFGANNLGGVLPKSLFNFTQLTQLIVTGSLISGNIPSEIGQLVNINRLVLSNNLFMGRVPESIGNLRNLGQLSLHDNSLSGSIPFSLGNLTLLSQLGLGYNNFQGNVPYTISNCRQLQLLLLNHNNLSGEIPKEIFSLSSLISLDLSNNHFVGSLPSEVDNLKNLVYFNISNNMMSGVIPPSLGGCTSLVALSISGNTIQGEIPVTFSSLRGLSRIDLSCNNLTGKIPEYLGDFKSLRTLNLSFNSFKGTLPVLGAFKNTTIVSINGNVNLCGGFQEFQLPECTFPHPLKNIIPVVSVLFLLIMAITFYLVYKRKNSKKASLETDSDIKSLPQVSYRNLQKATNGFSSENLIGSGKFSSVYKAVLSQKDGPQVVAVKVLKLAVYGAHKAFTAEGEALRKIRHKNLVRIITSCSGTDLQGNDFKALIYDYMVNGSLEDWLHQNPVVGPEIEETTRCLNFFQRLNIVIDVARALDYIHFQCGSPMIHCDIKPCNILLNADLVAHLGDFGLARFLQYASDDFSASNTSSLGVLGTVGYVAPEYGMGGQASTYGDIYSFGILLLETFTRKRPTHEMFNNGLSLRDFVKMAIPDHVLEITDPVLLETRQEENERTRAYRSIKESLTTIYQIGITCSMETPRDRIDMNNVFNQLESVKKTFVGGRRNLI, from the exons ATGCATATCTTCTTTCCTTGTATCGTGTTTGTTTGTGTTCTTTGTTCTGTTTCTTGTTCTGTAATTGATAGAGAAGAGACAGACCGCTTAGCCTTGCTCTCATTCAAGGAACACATAACATTGGACCCAAATCAAACCATGAGATCATGGAATGATTCGACTCATTTCTGCAACTGGACAGGTATTGTGTGCGGTCAAAAGCACAAAAGAGTTGTCGTCCTCAATTTGTGGTCTTGGGGTCTTTCTGGATCAATATCACCTGCAATTGGTAACCTGTCATTTCTTCGGGTGTTTCTATTTCACAACAACCACTTTACGGGCAACCTCCCACAGGAGGTTGGCCGGCTATCAAAATTAAGGAGGCTAGGACTTAATCAAAATTCTCTGACAGGTAAAATTCCTTTGAATCTGTCTCGGTGTCTAAATCTTGTAGAACTTGATATAGGTGGGAATAATTTCACAGGGATTTTTCCGAAAGAATTTGAATCACTCACTAAGCTCAAATCCATAATCCTTGACAAGAATAACTTAGCAGGACAAATCCCAAAGTTTATTGGAAACTTTACATCCCTTAAACAAATATCTGCAAAGGCATGTAATTATTATGGAAGTATTCCAGATACTCTCGGCCAGTTATCCAATTTGACGTTTTTTGGATTCCCACTGAATATGCTTTCCGGCGTTTTACCATCTTCATTTTTCAATCTTTCGTCACTGACCATGATAAATTTGCCTCAAAATTTGATTGATGGGAATCTCCCCACGGACTTTGCACAAAGATTTCCTAGACTCAGATTTTTATACctttcaataaataaatttactGGACCCATTCCAGTTTCTTTATCTAATGCCTCGAATCTTGAAGAGCTAGCACTTGGTGACAACTTATTCACCGGAACAGTGCCTAGTTTCGATAGGCAAACAAGATTGACATGGTTTGCCATTGGTAGCAATAAACTTGGGAATGGAAAAGCTGATAACTTAAATTTTGTATCATCTTTGGGAAACTGTACCAACTTGACTTTTTTGGGTTTCGGTGCCAACAATCTTGGAGGAGTCTTGCCGAAATCATTATTTAACTTTACTCAACTCACTCAACTCATAGTTACTGGAAGTTTAATTTCTGGGAATATCCCTTCTGAAATTGGACAACTAGTTAACATTAATAGACTGGTGCTAAGCAACAACCTATTCATGGGAAGAGTTCCCGAATCAATTGGGAATCTCAGAAATTTGGGTCAATTGTCACTACATGATAACTCGTTATCAGGTTCCATACCTTTTTCGTTGGGAAATCTCACGCTATTAAGTCAATTAGGTTTGGGATATAACAATTTTCAGGGAAATGTTCCATATACTATATCAAACTGTAGACAGTTGCAGTTGTTGCTACTTAACCATAATAATCTTAGTGGTGAAATACCTAAAGAGATTTTCAGTCTATCTAGCTTGATATCTCTTGACCTTTCTAATAACCATTTTGTGGGTTCACTTCCTTCTGAAGTCGACAACTTAAAGAATTTGgtttactttaatatttcaaACAACATGATGTCTGGGGTAATTCCACCTAGTCTTGGAGGATGCACAAGTTTGGTTGCATTATCTATATCAGGAAACACCATTCAAGGAGAAATACCGGTTACATTTAGCTCATTGAGAGGACTAAGTAGGATAGATCTTTCCTGCAACAACCTAACAGGTAAAATACCCGAGTACCTTGGAGATTTTAAATCTCTCAGAACTTTAAATCTATCTTTCAACAGTTTTAAGGGAACGTTGCCAGTACTGGGAGCTTTTAAAAACACAACCATTGTTTCTATAAATGGAAATGTAAATCTTTGTGGTGGTTTTCAAGAATTTCAGTTGCCTGAGTGTACCTTTCCTCATcctttaaaaaacatcattccAGTCGTAAGTGTGTTATTTTTACTAATCATGGCGATAACGTTTTATTTGgtttataaaagaaagaataGTAAGAAGGCATCTCTAGAGACCGACTCCGACATCAAAAGTCTTCCACAAGTGTCCTATAGAAACTTACAGAAAGCAACCAATGGGTTTTCATCCGAAAACTTAATAGGTTCTGGGAAGTTCAGTTCTGTTTATAAGGCCGTTCTGTCTCAAAAAGATGGACCACAAGTTGTTGCAGTGAAGGTACTAAAACTTGCAGTTTATGGTGCGCACAAGGCTTTTACTGCTGAAGGTGAAGCTTTGAGAAAAATTAGGCACAAGAATCTTGTAAGAATCATAACTTCCTGTTCAGGAACTGATTTGCAAGGGAATGACTTCAAGGCTCTTATCTATGATTACATGGTCAATGGAAGTCTGGAAGACTGGTTGCATCAAAATCCGGTAGTTGGTCCAGAGATCGAGGAGACAACCAGATGTTTAAACTTTTTTCAGAGGTTGAACATAGTGATAGATGTGGCTAGAGCCCTTGATTATATACATTTCCAATGTGGATCACCAATGATTCATTGTGATATCAAGCCATGTAACATTCTATTGAATGCCGACTTGGTTGCTCATCTTGGTGACTTCGGATTAGCAAGATTTCTTCAATATGCCTCAGATGATTTTTCTGCAAGCAACACAAGTTCCCTTGGTGTACTAGGCACAGTAGGCTATGTTGCGCCAG AATATGGAATGGGAGGTCAAGCCTCAACATATGGCGATATCTACAGTTTTGGAATCCTACTACTAGAGACCTTTACACGCAAACGCCCTactcatgaaatgttcaacaaTGGTCTGAGTCTTCGTGATTTTGTGAAGATGGCTATACCTGATCATGTTTTGGAGATAACTGATCCCGTCCTTCTGGAAACAAGACAAGAGGAAAATGAACGCACTCGTGCATATAGATCAATCAAGGAGTCCCTGACTACAATATATCAAATTGGCATTACTTGCTCCATGGAAACACCCAGAGATCGGATAGACATGAACAATGTCTTCAATCAACTAGAGTCTGTCAAGAAAACTTTCGTTGGTGGTAGACGCAACTTAATATAA